The uncultured Fibrobacter sp. genome includes a window with the following:
- a CDS encoding DUF5674 family protein, producing the protein MVIYSESFDKKILLELQAHYFGDMVKGVVDVSERKIALDAEMHADLETLLLQEGSKQENLWGFNLYPEMDGEDFLEFDSLINIRPNQGNRSRGVEDPAIQEKIKDIINSLCK; encoded by the coding sequence ATGGTAATCTATTCTGAATCGTTTGACAAGAAAATTCTGTTGGAATTGCAGGCGCATTACTTTGGCGATATGGTCAAGGGTGTTGTCGATGTTTCTGAAAGAAAAATTGCTTTGGATGCGGAAATGCATGCCGACTTGGAAACTCTTCTTTTGCAGGAAGGGTCCAAACAAGAAAATCTTTGGGGCTTTAACCTTTATCCAGAAATGGATGGGGAAGACTTCCTTGAATTTGATTCGTTGATTAATATTCGTCCTAATCAGGGAAATCGTAGCCGTGGCGTCGAGGATCCTGCTATTCAGGAAAAAATCAAGGATATAATCAATTCCTTATGCAAGTAG
- the aspS gene encoding aspartate--tRNA ligase: MKRTHNCGQLRKADVGQTVTLAGWVDRRRDHGGVIFVDLRDKYGKTQIVFNPDYNADVMKTAEQLRNEYVITVTGKVYAREEGNTNEKLATGEIEVKIDQIEILNAALTSPLAINDPNEECKENDDLRLQYRYLDLRRPWIQKKLLLKSRFLKAVYDFFYANGFENIETPVLCKSTPEGARDYLVPSRVNPGKFYALPQSPQQYKQLLMIAGMDRYFQIAKCFRDEDLRADRQPEFTQIDVEMSFVDQDDVMAMFDKFVTEVLGKVWDFEPPKKIRRMKWHEAMLKYGSDKPDLRFDLEIHDVSEIGAKSEFGVFKNCVAAGGKIRGIAAKGCVDFTRKQIDELTAYVGKYGSKGLVWMRVKENDEVETQVGKFFTTEQLNELRDAVGAKCGDMMFFIAGPEKVAATAMGQLRLEVARIKGLRDPKKREFVWITEFPMFEYSDTEGRYMAMHHPFTNPLPEHLDMMLGGNLKDCNAEAYDLVLNGVEIGGGSIRIHNPEVQEKVFRLLGLSEEQVKEKFGFFVDAFKYGAPPHGGLAFGLDRVVATMEGEESIRDFIAFPKNTSASSPMDQCPSEVDLQQLQDIHISVQMPKTK, from the coding sequence ATGAAACGTACTCATAACTGCGGCCAGCTGCGCAAGGCAGATGTTGGCCAGACCGTAACACTCGCCGGTTGGGTGGATCGCCGCCGCGACCATGGTGGTGTGATTTTTGTTGACCTCCGCGACAAGTATGGCAAGACCCAGATCGTCTTCAACCCGGACTACAACGCCGACGTGATGAAGACCGCCGAACAGCTCCGCAACGAATACGTGATTACTGTGACCGGCAAGGTCTACGCCCGCGAAGAAGGCAACACGAACGAGAAGCTCGCTACGGGCGAAATCGAAGTCAAGATTGACCAGATTGAAATTTTGAACGCGGCCCTCACCTCCCCGCTCGCCATCAACGACCCGAACGAAGAATGCAAGGAAAACGACGACCTGCGCCTGCAGTACCGTTACCTCGACCTCCGCCGTCCGTGGATCCAGAAGAAGCTCCTCCTCAAGAGCCGCTTCCTCAAGGCCGTGTACGACTTCTTCTACGCTAACGGTTTCGAAAACATCGAGACTCCGGTGCTCTGCAAGTCCACTCCGGAAGGCGCCCGCGACTACCTGGTGCCGAGCCGCGTGAACCCGGGCAAGTTCTACGCCCTGCCGCAGTCTCCGCAGCAGTACAAGCAGCTCTTGATGATTGCCGGCATGGACCGCTACTTCCAGATTGCCAAGTGCTTCCGCGACGAAGACCTCCGCGCCGACCGTCAGCCGGAATTCACGCAGATCGACGTCGAAATGTCCTTCGTTGACCAGGACGATGTGATGGCGATGTTCGACAAGTTCGTGACCGAAGTGCTCGGCAAGGTCTGGGACTTCGAACCGCCCAAGAAGATCCGCCGCATGAAGTGGCACGAAGCCATGCTCAAGTACGGTTCCGACAAGCCGGACCTCCGCTTCGACCTCGAGATTCACGATGTTTCCGAAATCGGCGCCAAGTCCGAATTCGGCGTGTTCAAGAACTGCGTTGCCGCCGGTGGCAAGATCCGCGGTATCGCCGCCAAGGGCTGCGTGGACTTCACCCGCAAGCAGATTGACGAACTCACCGCCTACGTGGGCAAGTACGGTTCCAAGGGCCTCGTGTGGATGCGCGTCAAGGAAAACGACGAAGTGGAAACCCAGGTCGGCAAGTTCTTCACGACCGAACAGCTCAACGAACTGCGCGACGCCGTCGGTGCCAAGTGCGGCGACATGATGTTCTTCATCGCAGGCCCTGAAAAGGTTGCTGCTACGGCTATGGGCCAGCTCCGCTTGGAAGTCGCCCGCATCAAGGGTCTCCGCGATCCGAAGAAGCGCGAGTTCGTGTGGATTACCGAATTCCCGATGTTCGAATACAGCGACACCGAAGGCCGCTACATGGCCATGCACCATCCGTTCACCAACCCGCTCCCGGAACACCTCGACATGATGCTCGGCGGCAACCTGAAGGATTGCAACGCCGAAGCCTACGACCTCGTTCTGAACGGTGTGGAAATCGGTGGCGGTTCTATCCGTATCCACAACCCGGAAGTCCAGGAGAAGGTGTTCCGCCTGTTGGGCCTCTCCGAAGAACAGGTGAAGGAAAAGTTCGGCTTCTTCGTCGACGCCTTCAAGTACGGCGCTCCTCCGCACGGTGGTCTCGCCTTCGGTCTCGACCGCGTCGTGGCTACCATGGAAGGCGAAGAATCCATCCGTGACTTCATCGCGTTCCCGAAGAACACGAGCGCTTCGAGCCCGATGGACCAGTGCCCGAGCGAAGTCGACCTCCAGCAGCTGCAGGACATCCACATCTCCGTGCAGATGCCGAAGACAAAGTAA